The genomic interval CTCACGTATCTCCTTCTCTGTAGTGACAAGCGTGTCACCATAGAAATCAACACCATGGTGTTTTGGAAGTAGGTGGTTGAACTGTACCCCCGCCTTCTGCAGTAGGTATGCCTGATCAGTGATATAGGCGTTGAAAGCGTCGGTGTCCCCTTTTATCAGGGATTGAACATCAAAACTGGTTTGTAGCCGGATCAGGTCTTCATCGTCTACGCCGGCACGCCGCAACAGTGCCTGTAGTGCGGCGTCCTGGACGCCTGAACCGATCATGACCCGGCGGCCGGCAAGATCTTCCGCACGTTCGATTCCAGATGCTTTGGACACAAGAAATGCGTAGGCACTGTGCTGGAAGATGGTGGCCAAAGCCACCACAGGTCTACCCTTGGCGCGCTCAATCACCACATCGGCGCCACTGACGGCATAATCTGCGCCGCCCTCAAGCATGACCTCTATTGGGGAGGCTTTGCCTTTGTGCTCAAGGATAGTGACATCCAGCCCTTTTTCACGAAAGTAGCCTTTGTCATGGGCGGCGTAGTAACCGGCAAACTGGAATGCATGACGCCATTTAAGCTGTAGCCTAACGGATGATTGTGTGGACGCAGACGGCTCCATGGCGCTTTGTGCGGCGGCATCGAAACAGGTCAATGGGGTGACTGCAAAGCCGTAGAGCAGCAGTGAGAAGAGGCGCAGGAGATCTTTTAATGTTTTATTGGTAAGGACAAAGAGATTCGACAATCTGTTTATACCTGTCCCGGTTATTGTCTCCCTCAAATTCCGGAACGCTATAGTTATCCGGGCATGGCGGGCAACCATCCTCCCACTGCCGATCTACCAAGACTAGCAGAAAAATGAAGACCTTTACTTTCTATTTTTAGATGGTGCTCTTTGGCCCAATTTTACCACCGAGGTGTAGCCGAGGTGCTGGATTGCCCGAAATGCCAAATGAAGCGGGTAAAGGCTCCGGTGGAGCTGGCGCTGTCATCGGTTACCCCGAGTTCGAATTCAAGGTTGTTGCTCGGATTCATTCGTACTCCCAGGGTGTGACCGCCTGTATCGGTACTGTTTTCATTGCTCCACTCAAAACTCCTGAAACTGAGTCGTGCACTGGGTACGTAGGGTAGAGGGGCTTCCAGCTCCACATTCCAGCCATTAAGTACATTCTCGCTGGAGGAGCTGTTTAGGGGTGAAGAGGCCGCTTTCCAGCCGCTGATGGCGCTGTAGTAGTTACTACGCAGTGTGACATGTTCGCCGATCGCCTCAACTCCAAGACCAACATGTTCCTGATCAAAATCAAAACTACTGTCATACCAGGCGTTTGCACCCAACAACCAGCGTTTGCCCGGTATCAGGTGGCGGTAACCCAGGCCGAGATTCAAGTTCTCATCGCTGCTGTTACTAAACTGCCCCTGAAAGAAGAAGCTGTCTCGATCCTTTGTGTAGATCGGCTGGAACCAGAGGATGGGTTCATCCTGCTGGGAGTTGAAGTCGAAATTGATATGGGTGCGGCGCAGCCAGGTTGGCATATCGGAAGAGCGCAACAGGTCGCCGCTCATGTCGGCGGACCGGCTCGATCCCGTCTGATCGCCGGTATATGCCGGGGCCGGTGCCAGTAGCAGCCAGACTGATGTGAAAGTTGCCCAACCTTTCAGGTTCATTAAAGTATGCCGTGGAACAGTTAATCGGTAATCAAATCATAGACCAAAACTATTGCCTGCAAGTGTGCTGGTTGTTCAGGATGTGAGCACTGGAGCAATATGGCAGGACTTCGTTCACAGAGTGCGTTATCTAGTGGGCCATGCGGAAAATTCGCTAACCCACAGCCAGTTCACAAGCCGGGTTGGCAAGGCGCACGAGTGCAGGACTGGCCGTAGCCAATTCAAACGAGTGCAACACCGCCAACCCGGCTTGTGGACTGGCCCGGAGGGAGCCCCGCTAAGAGGCCAATGCTGCGTTGCGCACCTTGGAAAGGGCTTGCCATTCCCTGCGGTACGCGCCTTACCTTGGCCTTTTAGCGGGGCTCTGTGAGTTACCGAACTTCCCGCATGGCCCACTAGTGTGATGCGGTGAGCGATTGTTATTAAATAGGTTGGGAAGGCGAGTGGTCGCGAGAAAATAGCCGATAGACGGAAGGCACCAACACCAGACTCACCATGGCCGAGAAGAGTAGGCCGGAGACGATGGTAACCGCCAGGGGCTGCAGTAGCTCAGCGCCTTCACCCAGGGCCATGGCCAGAGGTGACATGCCAACGACAGTGGTGAGAGTGGTCATAAGGATAGGGCGCAGGCGCAACCGAGCGGCCTCGACAATGGCTTCCCTCAGAGGCAAGCCCTCATCCCGTTTAATCTCGATATACTCCACCAGCACGATGGCGTTGTTGACGACGATGCCGGCGAGCATGATCAGCCCCAGCCATACCGGCATGGAGAGGGGTAGTTGTGCCACCTCCAGGCCAATGGCGACGCCGATAACGGCGAAAGGGACGCTGAGGATGATCACCAGCGGATTGCGCAGAGATTCGTACTGCACCGCCATCACCACGAACACCAGGAAAAGTGCCAGCCCAAGCAGTTGTCGGCTAAGGTCTTTACCCTCTTTAAGTGTTTCCAGGTTACCGGCATCGTAACGGCTGTAGCCTCGGGGTATCTCCATATCCTGCAGGGCGATATCAGCGGCGGCGATCACCTCGGAGAGGGTTTTGTCGCCTGTGAGAGAGGCGCCGATCTCGACGAAGCGTTGTTGGCGGTCGCGCTGAATGGAGTCCGGTGTGGGGATGATCTCCACCTTTGCCAGGTCGGAGAGGCGTACCGGCACCCGTGGGGTGCTCTTGCTAAAGAGCAGGATGCGCTCGATATCCGCCGGGCTTCGCAGTTCATCCCGTTTGAGGCGCAGCAGCACATCGATAGAGCGGTCTCTGCTGATAAAGTCGGTGACTCGGCTTCCCTGCAGGGCAAATCGGACCGCCTTGCCCACATCCTCGACACTCAGCCCATAACCGGCGGCACGATTGCGATCCACCTTGATCGACAGCTCCAGGTTTTTGCCCTCGGCGCTGTGATAGAGACCACGCAGCCCCTCGATGCCTTGCAGGCGCTCTTTCACCTCATCGGCAAGCTGCTCCAGTACGGACAGGTCTGCCCCCTTGATACGGATGGCAAAATCGTCATCACTGCGGTTAAAACGGATGCCGCGGATGCCGACGCTATAAATACGGATACGGGCACCCGCCAACTGTGCCTTGTTTACCTCTTTCTGTATCCGCTTGATCCACTTCTGGCTGCTGATGCCGCTACGTTGGTCACGGGGTTTGAGCTGCACTTTGATGCTGGTGCGGTTGGCTGACTCATGCTGGGAGCGGCCGAAAACATTACCGCCAACGATGGTGAAAATACTCTCCACCTCCGGCTGGGTGGCAATGATCTTCTCCACCCGCTCTGTCAGTGCATTCATCTCGGCGACATTGATGCCGCGGTCGGCGCGAATTCTGACGCTCACCTGCCCCTCGTCCAGGGTCGGTAGAAAGATCTGGCTGCCACTGAAAAATGATGGTGCAGTGGTCGCCAGTCCACCAATGAAGAGGATTAGTGTGAGAAAGACCAGGGGTAGTTTGAGCAGGTATCCCAGCAGCCAGGCATAGCCGTTCTGCAGCATCTCCATCAGCCGGTTGATGCCGCGCCGCAACAGCCCTTCGTGCCCGGCGGGGATGCGTCCGCTGAGAGCCGGTACCAGGGTCAATGCCACCAGCATGGCGGCAAAGATGGCGGCGGAGATGGTGAAGATCAACTCACGAAACAGCAAGCCTACAAGGCCGGTAATAAAGAGAAAGGGGAGTACCGCGGCCAGGTTGGTGGAGGTGGAGGCAACGATCGCGCTATTGACCTCGTTGGCGGCATGAATCGAACTGTCACTGCCCGACTCTCCCAGCCGTTGATGGCGATAGATGTTCTCCAACATGACGATTGTGCTGTCCACCAGCATACCTATCCCCAGAGCAAGGCCGCCGAGGGTCATGATATTGAGGCTCAGCCCACCGATCGACATCACGATAAAGGTGACCAGAATGGCGATGGGAATGGCGCTGCCGATCACCAGGGTACGGCGCAGGCTGCCGAGAAAGATATAGACCACCAGCATTGCCAGTACCGCTCCGCTGACAGCGGCGGTGGTGGCGTTGTTGAGGGAGCGGCGAACGTAGCTCGCCTGATCGCTCACTGGATGGATTTCGATATCGTCCGGGATCAAGCCCTGCTGCTTGAACTCATTCAGCTGTTGGGTGACCCGGTCTACCACGCTGACGGTATTGGCCTGGGGCTGTTTCTGTATTGAGAGTTTGATTCCGGGCAAGTCGTTGAGGCGGATGCGCAGACGCTCCTCCTCGGCACCATCAATGATCTCCGCCACTTCACTGAGGTGGAGGATGCGGGTGGGGCCGCTTTCGGGTGTGATAGGAATAGGTAGATTGATCAGCTCATTAAGGTCGGCAAAGCGGCCGGCGGTACGGCTGCTGATTTCACCCTGAGACATCAGTAAACGGCCGCCGGGTGTCTCGATATTGCCGCTCTCCAGCGCGGTGGCGATATCCAGCAGATCCAGCCCCAACCCGGCCAGCCGATCCTGATCTACCGACACCTGAATTTCCCGCTGCAGGCCGCCACCCACCTCGGCTGCCGCTACGCCGGGCAGGTTGAGCAGCCATTTGCCCAGATTGTAATCGACCCAGCCGCGCAGCTCTACCGGATCACGCAGAGTGGAGCTGATGACGTACTCGGCAACAGGGATCTGTGATGGATCACGTTTGTAGATCACCGCCGGCTCAACAGTGTCCGGGAGAAAACGTTTGGCGCGGTCGAGTCGGGTACTGGCATCACGCAATGCAAGATCGATATTCTTGCCGTATTCGAAGGAGAGAGAGACGGCGCTACGCCCCTCGGTGGTTTGAGACTCGATGTGGATCGCGTCCTCGGTGACCGCCAACTGTTCTTCAAGCTGACGGGTGATCTCGTCCTCCATGATAGTCGCCGGTACGCCGGGATCCATGATTCGTACCCGCACATCGGGGTAGATGATGTGGGGTAGCAGGTCGATATTAAGGCGTTCCAGGGCAAATACGCCGAGCACCATCACGGCCAGAGTGATCATCACCACACCGATGGGGTGGCGGATGGACCAACCGGCAAGTCCGATAGCGTGTCTGCCGGGCCGTTTCATTGCTAGGGCCTGCCGGTCTTCTCTACTGCTTCGGGTCGGGAGCCGGCTACCTTAACCTTTTTTCCCTCCCTCAGGCCGAGAAAACCACGTTTGATAATACGCTCTCCAGGCTCGACACCATCGAGAATCTCGATTTTGTCGGCAATACGGATCCCGCTATGTACCGGCGTACGTTTGACCTCTCCTTTGTTGTCCAGACGGTAGACAAATTCACCGGTGTTATCACGGCGGACAGCAGCAAACGGCAGCAGCATTCGCTCAACCTGGGCGCTGGTTAGTGTCACCCGGGCAAACTGTCCGGCACGGGCGCCGGTAGGTACCGGATCCAACGCCACCTCCACCTTGCCCTGTCGTGTCACCGCATCCAGCTCAGGATGAATGCGCTGGATACGGCCGGCGAAGCGCTTACTACCGAGGGCATCGATACGTACAGCCACAGAATCTTCCGCTTTCATGTGAGGCAACAGTAGCTCCGAGACATGGATCTCGGTGACCATGGATTGGGGGTCGGTAAGAGTGAGCAGATGGCTGTTTTTCGAAGCGATATCCCCCGGCTCCATGAGACGTTCTGTGACGACCCCGCTAAAGGGGGCGGTGATACGTGTGTAACCAACACGAATGTCGAGCATGCGTTGCTCGGCACGAGCGATATCCAGTGCAGTAGTGGCCCGACTCAGCTCATCCTTGGAGATGGCGCGTTTCTTGATCAGATCCTCAATTCGTTTCAGATCCAGTTTCGCTTGACGACTGGTGGCGTCGGCCTTGTCCAGCTGTGCACGCAACAGGGCATCTTCCAACAGTACCAGAGCCTCTCCCTTCTCTACCTTGTCACCTTCGTAGAAGGGAAGGGTGGTGATGCGCCCCTCCTCCTGATTATGAATGCGTACGCTACGGCGGCTGCGAAGGGTGCCGATACGTTCATGGGCGCTGCTGACCGG from Candidatus Sedimenticola sp. (ex Thyasira tokunagai) carries:
- a CDS encoding inverse autotransporter beta domain-containing protein, translated to MNLKGWATFTSVWLLLAPAPAYTGDQTGSSRSADMSGDLLRSSDMPTWLRRTHINFDFNSQQDEPILWFQPIYTKDRDSFFFQGQFSNSSDENLNLGLGYRHLIPGKRWLLGANAWYDSSFDFDQEHVGLGVEAIGEHVTLRSNYYSAISGWKAASSPLNSSSSENVLNGWNVELEAPLPYVPSARLSFRSFEWSNENSTDTGGHTLGVRMNPSNNLEFELGVTDDSASSTGAFTRFIWHFGQSSTSATPRW
- a CDS encoding efflux RND transporter periplasmic adaptor subunit, which gives rise to MKLPRLLPLLILLPALGLNGCNDTSTQEAKEQKPKRPPHLVEVVKVTKEPVSSAHERIGTLRSRRSVRIHNQEEGRITTLPFYEGDKVEKGEALVLLEDALLRAQLDKADATSRQAKLDLKRIEDLIKKRAISKDELSRATTALDIARAEQRMLDIRVGYTRITAPFSGVVTERLMEPGDIASKNSHLLTLTDPQSMVTEIHVSELLLPHMKAEDSVAVRIDALGSKRFAGRIQRIHPELDAVTRQGKVEVALDPVPTGARAGQFARVTLTSAQVERMLLPFAAVRRDNTGEFVYRLDNKGEVKRTPVHSGIRIADKIEILDGVEPGERIIKRGFLGLREGKKVKVAGSRPEAVEKTGRP
- a CDS encoding efflux RND transporter permease subunit, with product MKRPGRHAIGLAGWSIRHPIGVVMITLAVMVLGVFALERLNIDLLPHIIYPDVRVRIMDPGVPATIMEDEITRQLEEQLAVTEDAIHIESQTTEGRSAVSLSFEYGKNIDLALRDASTRLDRAKRFLPDTVEPAVIYKRDPSQIPVAEYVISSTLRDPVELRGWVDYNLGKWLLNLPGVAAAEVGGGLQREIQVSVDQDRLAGLGLDLLDIATALESGNIETPGGRLLMSQGEISSRTAGRFADLNELINLPIPITPESGPTRILHLSEVAEIIDGAEEERLRIRLNDLPGIKLSIQKQPQANTVSVVDRVTQQLNEFKQQGLIPDDIEIHPVSDQASYVRRSLNNATTAAVSGAVLAMLVVYIFLGSLRRTLVIGSAIPIAILVTFIVMSIGGLSLNIMTLGGLALGIGMLVDSTIVMLENIYRHQRLGESGSDSSIHAANEVNSAIVASTSTNLAAVLPFLFITGLVGLLFRELIFTISAAIFAAMLVALTLVPALSGRIPAGHEGLLRRGINRLMEMLQNGYAWLLGYLLKLPLVFLTLILFIGGLATTAPSFFSGSQIFLPTLDEGQVSVRIRADRGINVAEMNALTERVEKIIATQPEVESIFTIVGGNVFGRSQHESANRTSIKVQLKPRDQRSGISSQKWIKRIQKEVNKAQLAGARIRIYSVGIRGIRFNRSDDDFAIRIKGADLSVLEQLADEVKERLQGIEGLRGLYHSAEGKNLELSIKVDRNRAAGYGLSVEDVGKAVRFALQGSRVTDFISRDRSIDVLLRLKRDELRSPADIERILLFSKSTPRVPVRLSDLAKVEIIPTPDSIQRDRQQRFVEIGASLTGDKTLSEVIAAADIALQDMEIPRGYSRYDAGNLETLKEGKDLSRQLLGLALFLVFVVMAVQYESLRNPLVIILSVPFAVIGVAIGLEVAQLPLSMPVWLGLIMLAGIVVNNAIVLVEYIEIKRDEGLPLREAIVEAARLRLRPILMTTLTTVVGMSPLAMALGEGAELLQPLAVTIVSGLLFSAMVSLVLVPSVYRLFSRDHSPSQPI